From a region of the Fischerella sp. JS2 genome:
- a CDS encoding CapA family protein — protein MANPQPGVRLLSLAFISVCFFVGISIGLGIRSKRSQATDTNNLPSDIVPDPNSPPLIKEPSYIDTITIQAVGDVIPGTNFPNYRLPRDRNQLIPKSVRMHLKKADILFGNFETSLTKHPYTTKDISRGQVFAFRSPPSYAQLFADVGFDVFNIANNHAMDFGLVGFADTVKNLSAVGIKTLGHKNQILLLQAKNIPVAMIGFAPYERYNSIHDFQTAKALVQQAKKRADVVIVSMHAGAEGTKALQVKNRTETFYGENRGNAVKFARTMIDAGADLVLGHGPHVPRAIEVYKGKLIAYSLGNFLGYRTLSTRAETGYSMILEVKLNSRGDLVAGKIIPIHMNRQGIPHIDQQLRTVKLVRNLVAKDFPNAPVKINKKGEITVTN, from the coding sequence ATGGCTAATCCACAACCAGGGGTAAGGTTACTTTCTTTGGCTTTTATCAGTGTATGTTTTTTTGTAGGCATTAGTATAGGATTGGGTATCCGCTCGAAGCGATCGCAAGCCACAGATACAAATAACCTACCCAGTGACATTGTCCCTGATCCGAACTCACCTCCACTGATCAAAGAGCCTAGCTATATAGACACAATTACGATTCAAGCAGTTGGGGATGTGATTCCTGGTACGAATTTTCCTAACTACAGATTGCCACGCGATCGCAACCAATTAATCCCAAAGTCGGTAAGGATGCATCTAAAAAAAGCTGATATCTTGTTTGGTAACTTTGAAACCAGCTTAACAAAGCATCCCTACACTACCAAAGACATCAGTCGTGGACAGGTGTTTGCATTTCGTTCTCCACCTTCCTATGCTCAGTTGTTTGCTGATGTCGGCTTTGATGTATTCAATATAGCTAACAATCATGCTATGGATTTTGGTTTAGTGGGATTTGCAGATACAGTTAAGAATCTCTCTGCTGTTGGTATCAAAACACTAGGCCATAAAAATCAAATACTTTTGCTGCAAGCTAAAAATATTCCAGTTGCAATGATAGGGTTTGCACCCTATGAACGTTACAACTCCATTCACGATTTCCAAACAGCCAAAGCCCTTGTACAACAAGCCAAAAAACGTGCGGATGTAGTAATTGTATCGATGCACGCAGGAGCAGAAGGAACAAAAGCACTACAAGTGAAAAATCGGACAGAGACTTTCTACGGTGAAAATCGAGGTAACGCGGTAAAGTTTGCCAGGACAATGATTGATGCAGGAGCAGATTTAGTGCTTGGCCATGGCCCACATGTTCCTAGAGCCATAGAAGTTTATAAAGGAAAACTGATTGCTTACTCTTTAGGAAATTTTTTAGGATATCGAACTTTATCTACAAGAGCCGAGACTGGTTACTCAATGATTTTAGAAGTTAAGTTAAATTCCCGAGGGGATTTAGTAGCAGGTAAAATTATTCCTATACATATGAATCGGCAGGGAATTCCCCACATTGATCAGCAATTACGGACTGTAAAACTTGTACGCAATTTAGTTGCAAAAGATTTTCCGAATGCGCCAGTTAAGATTAATAAAAAGGGAGAAATTACAGTCACAAATTAA
- the gatC gene encoding Asp-tRNA(Asn)/Glu-tRNA(Gln) amidotransferase subunit GatC: MLDREQVHKVAHLARLELTPEEEEQFTTQLASILDYFEQLSELDVSDVPPTTRAIDVSNVTRSDDLQPYSDREAILQSAPEQEGEFFKVPKILNEE; this comes from the coding sequence ATGCTCGATCGCGAACAAGTCCATAAAGTAGCCCATCTCGCTCGTTTAGAATTGACACCAGAAGAGGAAGAGCAATTCACTACTCAATTGGCAAGCATTCTAGACTACTTTGAGCAACTCAGTGAATTAGACGTTAGTGATGTACCACCCACAACACGGGCTATTGATGTCAGCAACGTGACACGCAGCGACGATCTACAACCTTACAGCGATCGCGAAGCTATTCTTCAGAGTGCGCCAGAACAAGAAGGCGAATTTTTCAAAGTGCCGAAAATTCTCAATGAAGAATAG
- a CDS encoding SOS response-associated peptidase → MCGRFTLSVFPEVLTQIFEVEKIPDFEPQYNIAPTQMVLVVLYNSEGHKREIERLRWGLIPSWAKDQSMGARLINARAETVAEKPAFRRAFKRQRCLVVADGFYEWQQQDGKKQPYYFRLLDGKPFGFAGLWEEWQSPQQEQIKSCTILTTQANELLQMVHDRMPVILQQENYDLWLDPQVHNVELLQPLLHPYPSEAMTSYPVTTLVNSPKNNSAECITPIN, encoded by the coding sequence ATGTGTGGAAGATTTACTTTAAGCGTATTTCCAGAAGTTTTAACCCAAATATTTGAGGTCGAAAAAATTCCTGATTTCGAGCCGCAATATAACATCGCACCTACGCAAATGGTTTTGGTGGTTTTGTATAATTCTGAAGGTCACAAGCGCGAAATTGAGCGACTACGTTGGGGTTTAATACCTTCATGGGCGAAAGATCAGAGCATGGGAGCAAGGCTGATCAATGCTAGGGCAGAAACCGTAGCCGAAAAACCAGCGTTTCGTCGTGCTTTCAAGCGCCAACGTTGTTTAGTGGTAGCAGATGGCTTTTACGAATGGCAACAGCAAGACGGTAAAAAACAGCCATATTATTTTCGTCTTTTGGATGGAAAACCTTTTGGTTTTGCAGGGTTATGGGAAGAATGGCAATCTCCACAACAAGAACAGATAAAATCTTGTACAATTTTGACAACCCAAGCTAACGAATTACTGCAAATGGTTCATGATCGTATGCCAGTAATTCTCCAACAGGAAAATTATGATTTATGGTTAGATCCCCAAGTTCATAACGTGGAATTGTTACAACCACTACTGCACCCCTACCCATCAGAGGCGATGACTAGCTATCCTGTAACAACCTTGGTGAACAGCCCCAAAAATAATAGCGCTGAGTGCATTACCCCAATCAACTAA
- a CDS encoding 2'-5' RNA ligase family protein — protein sequence MRLRSQPSPKLLDMPLPSPPLIVTLKLDPIAFDFLNRLRQQYFPSERNFLPAHVTLFHMLPGEQESSIQQTLQDICLHTPLLSVCFPNLRFLGRGVAVEVDCPELVRLQKLLAETWNLWLSPQDRQVYRPHVTIQNKVTPDAARQLYNQLIGTWESFDGYGEGLLLWRYKGGPWQLAGEFAFGLVNT from the coding sequence ATGCGATTGCGATCGCAACCATCCCCTAAATTACTTGATATGCCGTTACCATCTCCGCCTCTGATTGTGACACTCAAGCTCGATCCTATTGCTTTCGACTTCCTTAACAGGCTGCGTCAGCAATATTTTCCCTCAGAGAGGAACTTCCTTCCTGCACACGTCACTCTTTTCCATATGCTACCTGGTGAGCAAGAATCATCCATCCAGCAGACTCTGCAAGACATCTGCCTACATACTCCACTTTTATCTGTTTGCTTCCCAAACTTGCGTTTTCTGGGTAGAGGCGTAGCTGTGGAGGTAGACTGTCCCGAGTTAGTTCGGCTGCAAAAATTGCTCGCCGAGACTTGGAATTTATGGCTAAGTCCACAGGATCGGCAAGTATACCGTCCCCATGTCACAATTCAGAACAAAGTCACCCCAGACGCAGCTCGCCAATTGTACAACCAACTCATAGGCACTTGGGAATCTTTTGACGGGTACGGGGAAGGGCTGCTACTTTGGCGTTACAAAGGTGGGCCGTGGCAACTGGCGGGTGAGTTTGCCTTTGGACTTGTTAATACATAA
- a CDS encoding glutathione S-transferase family protein: METLRLYDFLPSGNGYKIRLLLSQIGMPFERVEVNILKGETRTPEFLSKNPNGKIPLLEVKPDKYLAESNAILVYLSEGTEFLPYDRFLRAQVMQWLFFEQCSLKPYIAPLRFWISVLGKAEEHKEAIEQNRESGYAALKLMEDHLQSHNFFVGERYTIADIALFAYTHVADEGGYDLKQFPAIQAWIERVKTQPRYISIKEELQH; encoded by the coding sequence ATGGAAACGCTAAGATTGTACGATTTTTTACCTTCAGGAAATGGCTACAAGATACGTCTTTTATTATCACAAATTGGTATGCCATTTGAGAGGGTAGAGGTGAATATCTTAAAAGGCGAAACTCGAACACCAGAGTTTTTAAGTAAAAATCCTAATGGTAAAATTCCATTATTGGAGGTGAAACCAGATAAATATTTGGCAGAATCAAATGCCATATTAGTTTATTTGAGTGAAGGCACAGAATTTTTACCTTATGACCGCTTTTTACGAGCGCAAGTAATGCAATGGTTGTTTTTTGAACAGTGCAGCCTTAAGCCTTACATTGCGCCATTGAGATTTTGGATTTCTGTACTAGGTAAAGCGGAAGAACACAAGGAAGCCATAGAGCAAAATCGTGAATCTGGTTATGCAGCCTTAAAACTGATGGAAGATCATTTACAGAGTCATAACTTTTTTGTTGGCGAACGTTATACTATTGCAGATATTGCATTGTTTGCTTACACTCATGTAGCCGATGAAGGTGGATATGATTTGAAACAATTTCCTGCTATCCAAGCATGGATTGAAAGAGTAAAAACACAGCCAAGATATATCTCAATTAAAGAAGAATTACAGCATTGA
- a CDS encoding Nif11-like leader peptide family natural product precursor — protein MSKQEVIRLFRAAQTNANLRETLNSASDLETFVQMAQQQGYNFTVEEWQKATGLVMEESESQVSEIQGKYEG, from the coding sequence ATGTCCAAACAAGAAGTGATTAGACTATTTAGAGCCGCTCAAACTAATGCTAATTTAAGAGAAACACTAAATTCGGCATCAGACCTAGAAACTTTTGTACAAATGGCGCAACAACAGGGGTATAACTTCACTGTTGAGGAATGGCAAAAAGCTACTGGCTTAGTAATGGAAGAGTCAGAATCTCAGGTATCTGAAATTCAGGGAAAGTATGAAGGATGA
- a CDS encoding photosystem I assembly protein Ycf3, producing the protein MPRTQKNDNFIDKSFTVMADLILKILPTNKRAKEAFVYYRDGMSAQSEGEYAEALDNYKQALELEDDSLDRGYILYNMGLIYASNGEHEKALELYHQALEYNPRLPQALNNIAVIYHYLGDKAKEAGDEDGGEALFDKAADYWIRAIRLAPNNYIEAQNWLKTTGRMQIDVFF; encoded by the coding sequence ATGCCAAGAACTCAGAAAAACGATAATTTTATCGATAAATCTTTTACAGTCATGGCAGATCTGATCCTGAAGATTCTGCCGACGAACAAAAGAGCCAAAGAAGCCTTTGTTTACTACAGAGATGGGATGTCGGCGCAGTCAGAAGGTGAATACGCCGAAGCTTTAGATAACTATAAACAAGCCTTAGAACTAGAAGATGATTCCCTTGATCGCGGTTACATTCTCTACAACATGGGACTAATCTATGCTAGTAACGGCGAACATGAGAAGGCTTTAGAGTTATATCACCAAGCACTGGAGTACAATCCCCGCTTACCCCAAGCCTTAAACAACATTGCGGTAATTTATCACTATTTGGGTGATAAAGCCAAAGAAGCAGGAGACGAAGACGGTGGCGAAGCACTGTTTGATAAAGCTGCTGACTATTGGATTAGAGCTATTCGCCTTGCTCCTAACAACTACATTGAAGCCCAAAACTGGCTAAAAACCACAGGCAGAATGCAAATTGATGTATTCTTTTAG
- a CDS encoding glutathione S-transferase family protein → MGLGILKDGKWLSEREQEDAEGKFIRPSTTFRNQITTDGTSGFKAEAGRYHLYISWACPWACRTAIMRQLKGLQDIIGMSVVAPEIHDNGWEFADEPGCIPDTVNGADYLWQIYLKADPNYSGRVTVPVLWDTQTNTIVNNESREIIRMFDTEFHHLAQNNINFYPENLQKMIEETIDAIYQPINNGVYRAGFATKQAAYDQAVTELFNALDHWEKVLGEQRYLCGDQITEADWCMFTTLYRFDPVYYVHFKCNLRRIVDYPNLWNYLKDLYQQPGVKQTCNLDHIKRHYYRSHPKVNPTRIVPKGPLVDFDAPHNRDRVFAK, encoded by the coding sequence ATGGGTTTGGGAATTCTCAAGGATGGTAAATGGTTATCTGAACGGGAACAGGAAGACGCAGAAGGTAAATTTATCCGTCCTTCAACCACTTTCCGTAATCAGATTACCACCGATGGTACAAGTGGATTTAAAGCTGAAGCAGGTCGTTATCATCTGTATATTTCCTGGGCTTGTCCTTGGGCGTGCCGCACTGCGATTATGCGCCAACTAAAAGGACTGCAAGATATTATTGGTATGTCTGTGGTTGCTCCCGAAATTCACGACAACGGCTGGGAATTTGCAGATGAACCAGGCTGCATTCCTGATACTGTCAACGGCGCTGATTACCTTTGGCAAATTTATTTGAAAGCTGATCCCAACTATAGCGGGCGTGTCACAGTTCCAGTTTTATGGGATACACAAACCAACACAATTGTCAATAACGAATCCCGCGAAATCATACGGATGTTTGATACTGAGTTTCATCATCTTGCTCAGAATAATATAAATTTTTATCCAGAAAATTTACAAAAGATGATTGAAGAGACGATAGATGCTATTTACCAACCGATTAATAATGGTGTATATCGGGCGGGTTTTGCAACCAAGCAAGCAGCTTATGATCAAGCAGTAACAGAACTATTTAATGCTCTTGATCATTGGGAAAAAGTCTTAGGAGAGCAACGTTATCTGTGTGGGGATCAAATTACTGAAGCAGACTGGTGTATGTTCACAACTTTGTATCGCTTTGACCCAGTCTATTATGTGCATTTCAAATGCAACTTACGCCGGATTGTAGATTATCCTAACTTGTGGAATTATCTCAAAGACTTGTACCAACAGCCTGGTGTCAAACAGACTTGTAACTTAGACCACATTAAGCGACACTATTACCGCAGTCATCCTAAAGTTAACCCGACTCGGATTGTTCCGAAAGGGCCACTGGTTGATTTTGATGCTCCCCATAATCGCGATCGCGTATTTGCAAAATAA
- a CDS encoding tetratricopeptide repeat protein, producing MLGQILNNRYLIINKLSRGGFGETYLAQDQWQDGDNRCVVKQLRPEIINATTLRLFEKEAQVLFKLGTHDQIPQLLAHFQQDQEFYLVQEFIEGHDLSQEIKPGERWNETEVIKLLQEILEILAFVHQNQVIHRDIKPTNIMRRKDGKIVLIDFGGVKQVKTNSDSTELTAVVGTPGYMPLEQIENNAQLCSDIYAVGMLAIQLLTGWKPTELPTDPKTFQHIWHDKAEVSQKLANVLDQMVQFHFSERYQSAGETLDALTNLSATVLDWYNRGKELLQLQRYKEAIAAFDQVIKIKPDYHLAWTGRGWAFLYNLGNDSEAVGCFDQALKFKHDDHLALAGRGWALSRLKRYDEALACCEQAIEIKPDDYLVWIGRGWVLHNWERDSEAVGCFDQALQLQQNDYLALTGRGWALSKLKRYNEALECCEQAIEIKPDDYLAWTGRGWALYGLENESEALDCFDQALKFKQHDHLAWIGRGWTLYKLEIYNDALASFDEAIKIKPNESLAWASRGQTLNQLKRYDDALACCEQAIKLKQDDHLAWMVRGWALSNLKRYDEALASCDKAIVIKPDDSNAWIYHGLVQYSLRRYKKALACFEQAIQIKPDDYYAWINHGLVLSCLGKHKKALASCDQAIQIKPDNFYAWIDRGYVLEAWRKYSDARTSFEQAFKMKCVTFDAWYTRGNVLLNKLGKYSEALASFDEAIQIKEDDPDIWYSRGLALAQLRKYKEAIASFDAALAIKPDDQLVIAKRKFVRQRLRIPPFLDWLFYLGGIGFCVLLLYSLKNIKFLPIVAIFFIFYLVFWRRYINR from the coding sequence ATGCTTGGTCAAATTCTTAATAATCGCTATCTGATTATCAACAAATTAAGCAGGGGTGGATTTGGTGAAACCTATCTTGCTCAAGACCAGTGGCAAGATGGTGATAATCGCTGTGTTGTCAAGCAACTTAGACCAGAGATTATTAATGCGACGACTTTGCGTCTATTCGAGAAAGAAGCACAAGTCTTGTTCAAACTGGGAACTCATGACCAAATTCCTCAGCTTTTGGCTCACTTTCAGCAAGATCAAGAATTTTATCTAGTGCAAGAGTTTATAGAGGGTCATGACCTTAGCCAAGAAATTAAACCAGGAGAGCGCTGGAATGAAACAGAGGTTATCAAACTATTGCAAGAAATTTTAGAAATCTTAGCGTTTGTGCATCAAAATCAGGTCATCCACCGTGATATTAAACCAACAAACATCATGCGGCGCAAGGATGGCAAAATCGTACTGATAGATTTTGGTGGAGTCAAACAAGTTAAAACTAATTCTGATTCTACTGAATTAACTGCCGTTGTAGGTACACCAGGGTATATGCCCTTGGAACAAATAGAGAACAACGCACAATTATGCAGCGATATTTATGCTGTAGGAATGCTCGCTATTCAATTACTGACTGGGTGGAAACCTACTGAACTACCAACAGACCCCAAAACTTTCCAACACATCTGGCACGATAAAGCAGAGGTGAGCCAAAAGTTGGCAAATGTTTTAGATCAGATGGTGCAGTTCCACTTTAGCGAACGCTACCAGTCAGCAGGTGAGACATTAGATGCTCTTACAAATCTGTCAGCTACAGTACTAGATTGGTACAACCGAGGGAAGGAGTTATTGCAATTGCAACGTTACAAGGAAGCAATTGCAGCCTTTGACCAAGTAATTAAAATCAAACCGGATTACCATCTCGCTTGGACTGGTCGTGGTTGGGCTTTTTTATACAACTTGGGAAATGACTCCGAGGCTGTTGGTTGTTTTGACCAAGCACTTAAATTCAAACATGATGACCATCTAGCTTTGGCAGGTCGCGGTTGGGCGCTTAGTAGGTTAAAAAGATATGACGAGGCTCTTGCTTGTTGTGAGCAAGCAATTGAAATAAAACCGGATGACTACTTAGTTTGGATAGGTCGTGGTTGGGTTTTACACAACTGGGAAAGAGACTCTGAGGCTGTTGGTTGTTTTGACCAAGCACTGCAATTGCAACAAAACGATTATCTAGCTTTGACTGGTCGCGGTTGGGCGCTTAGTAAGTTAAAAAGATATAACGAGGCACTTGAGTGTTGTGAGCAAGCAATTGAAATAAAACCAGATGACTATCTGGCTTGGACTGGCCGCGGTTGGGCTTTGTACGGCTTGGAAAATGAGTCTGAGGCTCTCGATTGTTTTGACCAAGCACTTAAATTCAAACAACATGATCATCTAGCTTGGATTGGTCGCGGCTGGACACTATATAAGTTAGAGATTTATAATGATGCATTGGCATCATTTGACGAAGCAATTAAAATTAAACCGAATGAATCTCTAGCTTGGGCTAGTCGCGGTCAAACACTCAATCAGTTAAAAAGATATGATGATGCACTTGCGTGTTGTGAGCAAGCAATTAAATTAAAACAAGATGATCATCTAGCTTGGATGGTTCGTGGGTGGGCACTTAGTAATTTAAAAAGATACGATGAGGCGCTTGCATCTTGTGACAAAGCAATTGTAATTAAACCGGATGACTCTAATGCTTGGATATATCATGGTTTAGTGCAATATTCTTTAAGAAGATACAAAAAGGCGCTTGCATGTTTTGAGCAAGCAATTCAAATAAAACCAGATGACTATTATGCTTGGATAAATCATGGTTTGGTTCTATCTTGTTTAGGAAAACACAAGAAGGCGCTTGCGTCTTGTGACCAAGCAATTCAAATAAAACCAGATAACTTTTACGCTTGGATTGATCGTGGTTACGTACTAGAAGCATGGCGAAAGTACTCTGATGCACGCACATCTTTTGAGCAAGCATTCAAAATGAAGTGTGTTACTTTTGATGCTTGGTATACTCGCGGCAATGTACTGCTAAATAAATTAGGAAAGTATTCTGAGGCACTGGCATCCTTTGACGAAGCAATTCAAATCAAAGAAGATGATCCTGATATTTGGTATAGTCGCGGCTTGGCGCTAGCTCAATTAAGAAAGTACAAAGAGGCGATCGCTTCTTTTGACGCTGCACTAGCAATTAAACCTGATGACCAATTAGTAATAGCAAAACGTAAGTTTGTACGGCAAAGGTTGCGAATACCACCATTTTTAGATTGGTTATTTTATCTTGGTGGCATTGGATTTTGTGTGCTTTTACTATATTCCTTGAAGAATATTAAATTTTTACCCATAGTAGCTATATTTTTTATTTTTTATTTAGTGTTTTGGCGAAGATACATAAACAGGTAG